From Candidatus Dormiibacterota bacterium, the proteins below share one genomic window:
- a CDS encoding FHA domain-containing protein: protein MEGVIVEIREPGRKPRRVPVTARVEVGRDCRGLLLHDDAASRRHITLTPGPDGLFVTDLGSSNGTFVNGAQLTGRPQQIGPGDVIRLGETEISIPAPAGADAETVSAMVPGPPPARRPAAGSPPPPPAATAPPARPPRHPAPAPAPTPTPTPTPGLSLDERTGRRLAAAHGYAEVEVGGVEWSRFVESVIDAGLEQLPAVIARLRAEGGRGAP, encoded by the coding sequence ATGGAGGGCGTGATCGTCGAGATCCGCGAGCCGGGCCGCAAGCCGCGCCGGGTCCCGGTGACCGCCCGGGTCGAGGTGGGGCGCGACTGCCGGGGCCTGCTGCTCCACGACGACGCCGCCTCGCGCCGCCACATCACCCTCACCCCCGGCCCGGATGGGCTCTTCGTCACCGACCTGGGGAGCAGCAACGGCACCTTCGTCAACGGCGCGCAGCTGACCGGCCGTCCCCAGCAGATCGGCCCCGGCGACGTGATCCGCCTCGGCGAGACCGAGATCTCGATCCCCGCGCCCGCCGGCGCGGACGCCGAGACCGTCTCCGCGATGGTCCCGGGGCCGCCACCGGCCCGGCGACCGGCCGCCGGCTCACCGCCGCCGCCGCCGGCCGCGACCGCACCGCCGGCCCGGCCGCCGCGCCACCCCGCGCCGGCCCCGGCCCCGACTCCGACCCCGACCCCGACCCCGGGGCTGTCGCTCGACGAGCGCACCGGCCGGCGGCTCGCCGCGGCCCACGGCTATGCCGAGGTCGAGGTGGGCGGGGTGGAGTGGTCGCGCTTCGTCGAGAGTGTGATCGACGCCGGGCTCGAGCAGCTGCCCGCGGTGATCGCGCGGCTCCGGGCCGAGGGGGGCCGGGGCGCGCCCTGA
- a CDS encoding diguanylate cyclase, whose product MSGGHLVLVADDSRVVRVMLRRQLEARGLRVEEAEDGHQAVRGCRMLRPDVVLLDVQMPGLDGHTVLRIIREDPEMREIPVVFLTAHAETEDVVRGLSEGAHDYLRKPFEASELIARVSAALRVKSLQDELRRRNAELETVTRTDALTGIFNRRHLEERLQEMLAAARRHQEPAAVLMIDVDNFKQINDTLGHAGGDAVLRQVAERLRRRVRQEDVVGRWGGEEFLVLGAATDAAAAGTLAQRIVGAIAGRPFVTEGATSVAVTVSIGCASGVEDHEALVRRADAALYEAKSAGRNCAVVAGGVRIPTRSGS is encoded by the coding sequence GTGAGCGGGGGGCACCTGGTGCTGGTCGCCGACGACTCGAGGGTGGTGCGGGTGATGCTCCGGCGCCAGCTCGAGGCCCGCGGCCTGCGCGTGGAGGAGGCGGAGGACGGTCACCAGGCGGTGCGCGGCTGCCGCATGCTCCGCCCCGACGTCGTGCTCCTCGACGTGCAGATGCCCGGGCTCGACGGCCACACCGTGCTGCGGATCATCCGCGAGGACCCGGAGATGCGCGAGATCCCGGTGGTCTTCCTCACCGCGCATGCCGAGACCGAGGACGTGGTCCGGGGCCTGTCGGAGGGCGCCCACGACTACCTGCGCAAGCCGTTCGAGGCCAGCGAGCTGATCGCCCGGGTGAGCGCCGCGCTGCGGGTCAAGTCGCTGCAGGACGAGCTCCGCCGGCGCAACGCGGAGCTGGAGACGGTGACCCGTACCGATGCGCTGACCGGGATCTTCAACCGCCGCCACCTCGAGGAGCGGCTCCAGGAGATGCTCGCGGCCGCGCGCCGCCATCAGGAGCCCGCCGCGGTGCTGATGATCGACGTCGACAACTTCAAGCAGATCAACGACACCCTCGGCCACGCCGGCGGTGACGCGGTGCTGCGCCAGGTCGCCGAGCGGCTGCGCCGCAGGGTGCGCCAGGAGGACGTGGTGGGCCGCTGGGGAGGCGAGGAGTTCCTGGTGCTGGGCGCCGCCACCGACGCCGCCGCCGCCGGGACGCTCGCTCAGCGCATCGTCGGCGCGATCGCCGGCCGGCCCTTCGTCACCGAGGGCGCGACCAGCGTCGCGGTGACGGTGAGCATCGGCTGCGCCTCCGGTGTCGAGGACCACGAGGCGCTGGTGCGCCGCGCCGACGCCGCCCTCTACGAGGCCAAGTCGGCGGGGCGCAACTGCGCCGTGGTCGCCGGCGGAGTCCGGATCCCGACCCGTTCCGGCTCCTGA
- a CDS encoding CheB methylesterase domain-containing protein: protein MSTGRVSVVVASDDGGSRGALLRALEAEGDISVVAQTTAAMAARATRTLRPDLLAVDLAATPAAIDAGLAVIDQVMAHSPVPVLVLHPRGGDGRLPGEAIAAGALECIVNPRSWGEDDARRLRGRVRMLRRVTVVRHTRGRLLGGANRGMPVVGIAASTGGPPALARVLGQLEGLRAAVLLVQHIDERFLAGFVELLRRSSALPVEVATAGMALREGWVHVAPPGVHLGLGGSRRVALAAEPPSIHRPSADVLFRSIAEHAGGSGIGVVLTGMGDDGAAGLLALQQRGGVVIAQDEASCAVFGMPRAAQQRGAVDRLTALDLIAAAVRSAAAGAAR, encoded by the coding sequence GTGAGCACGGGGCGCGTCTCGGTGGTGGTGGCGAGCGACGACGGCGGCTCACGCGGCGCCCTGCTGCGCGCGCTCGAGGCCGAGGGCGACATCTCGGTGGTGGCACAGACCACCGCCGCGATGGCGGCCCGCGCCACCCGCACCCTGCGCCCCGACCTGCTCGCCGTCGACCTCGCCGCAACCCCCGCCGCGATCGACGCCGGCCTCGCGGTCATCGACCAGGTGATGGCCCACTCCCCGGTCCCCGTCCTCGTCCTCCACCCCCGCGGCGGCGACGGCCGGCTTCCCGGCGAGGCGATCGCCGCGGGGGCGCTGGAATGCATCGTCAACCCCCGGAGCTGGGGTGAGGACGACGCCCGCCGGCTGCGCGGGCGGGTGCGCATGCTCCGGCGGGTGACGGTGGTGCGGCACACCCGGGGGCGGCTGCTCGGCGGCGCGAACCGGGGGATGCCCGTGGTCGGGATCGCCGCCTCCACCGGCGGGCCGCCGGCGCTCGCCCGGGTGCTGGGGCAGCTCGAGGGCCTCCGCGCCGCCGTGCTGCTGGTGCAGCACATCGACGAGCGCTTCCTCGCCGGGTTCGTCGAGCTCCTCCGCCGCAGCTCGGCGCTCCCCGTCGAGGTGGCGACCGCCGGCATGGCGCTGCGCGAGGGGTGGGTGCACGTCGCTCCGCCGGGAGTCCACCTCGGCCTCGGCGGATCCCGGCGGGTGGCGCTCGCCGCCGAGCCACCGTCGATCCACCGCCCCTCCGCCGACGTCCTCTTCCGCTCCATCGCGGAGCACGCCGGCGGCTCCGGGATCGGCGTCGTGCTCACCGGGATGGGTGACGACGGTGCCGCCGGGCTGCTCGCTCTCCAGCAGCGGGGCGGCGTGGTGATCGCCCAGGACGAGGCCAGCTGCGCGGTCTTCGGGATGCCCCGTGCGGCGCAGCAGCGGGGCGCGGTGGACCGGCTCACCGCCCTCGACCTCATTGCCGCCGCGGTGCGCTCCGCCGCCGCGGGAGCCGCGCGATGA
- a CDS encoding FAD-dependent oxidoreductase, with amino-acid sequence MTERSRVVIVGASTAGRSAAVALRENGYAGEVLMVGEEPHPPYDRPQLSKQFLCGDAALDDVIRPMRLTPEHGVEARLGVRALRVVPEEHAVELEGGERVGYDHLLIATGVRNRRLAVPGAGLDGVLDLRDLATSERIRAAVRPGCRAVVVGMGFIGCEVAAALRRLGAEVVAVEPLAVPLERSLGETVGRVVEGLHRDHGVELRLGEGVAGFEGSGRVERVLTRSGGHIDCDVVVVGVGVVPAVETVTGTAVRLDDGVVVDGGCRTTVPQVFAAGDVARQHHPVAGRGIRVEHWQSAIGQGRVAARNMLGHAEVHDEIPWFWSDQYDCNLQYAGFAGPWDELAVRGSLEQRRFVGFYLRERRVVAAVAMNQGRDLRRTVPLIRAGTVVDPVRLADPGVDLRSLVRQHVV; translated from the coding sequence GTGACCGAACGCTCGCGGGTGGTGATCGTCGGTGCCAGCACCGCGGGTCGCAGCGCGGCCGTCGCCCTGCGCGAGAACGGCTACGCCGGCGAGGTGCTGATGGTCGGTGAGGAGCCCCATCCCCCCTACGACCGTCCCCAGCTCTCGAAGCAGTTCCTGTGCGGGGACGCCGCCCTCGACGACGTCATCAGACCGATGCGGTTGACCCCGGAGCACGGGGTCGAGGCCCGGCTCGGGGTCCGCGCGCTGCGGGTGGTGCCCGAGGAGCACGCCGTCGAGCTGGAGGGTGGCGAGCGGGTCGGCTACGACCACCTGCTGATCGCCACCGGGGTGCGCAACCGGCGGCTGGCGGTGCCCGGCGCCGGCCTCGACGGCGTGCTCGACCTCCGCGACCTCGCGACCTCCGAGCGGATCCGCGCCGCGGTCCGCCCCGGCTGCCGGGCGGTGGTGGTGGGGATGGGCTTCATCGGCTGCGAGGTCGCCGCCGCGCTGCGCCGTCTCGGCGCCGAGGTGGTCGCGGTCGAGCCCCTCGCGGTGCCCCTCGAACGCAGCCTCGGCGAGACCGTGGGCCGGGTGGTCGAGGGCCTCCACCGCGACCACGGGGTCGAGCTCCGCCTCGGCGAGGGCGTGGCCGGCTTCGAGGGGTCGGGCCGGGTCGAGCGGGTGCTGACCCGCAGCGGCGGCCACATCGACTGCGACGTGGTGGTGGTGGGCGTGGGCGTCGTGCCCGCGGTCGAGACCGTGACCGGCACCGCGGTGCGGCTCGACGACGGCGTCGTCGTCGACGGGGGCTGCCGCACCACCGTGCCCCAGGTCTTCGCCGCGGGGGACGTGGCCCGGCAGCACCACCCGGTGGCGGGTCGCGGGATCCGGGTCGAGCACTGGCAGAGCGCCATCGGCCAGGGCAGGGTGGCGGCGCGGAACATGCTCGGCCACGCCGAGGTGCACGACGAGATCCCCTGGTTCTGGTCGGACCAGTACGACTGCAATCTCCAGTACGCCGGCTTCGCCGGGCCCTGGGACGAGCTCGCGGTCCGCGGCAGCCTCGAGCAGCGGCGCTTCGTGGGCTTCTACCTGCGCGAGCGCCGGGTGGTGGCCGCGGTGGCGATGAACCAGGGGCGCGACCTGCGCCGGACGGTGCCGCTGATCCGCGCCGGCACCGTGGTCGACCCGGTGCGACTCGCCGACCCCGGTGTCGACCTCCGCAGCCTGGTCCGCCAGCACGTGGTCTAG
- a CDS encoding chemotaxis protein CheW, which produces MTTVLVFRNGDGHYAVPVEHCREVRPASEVTPLPTLEADVVGMLRWHDLALSVVAPLGPGGSHVIVLDTGGEPFALLVDAVVGIEHLDDGSVGEAPRGQRDALVGGTVSARRRDLLFVVDAPAIERRLRR; this is translated from the coding sequence ATGACCACCGTGCTCGTGTTCCGCAACGGTGACGGGCACTATGCCGTGCCCGTCGAGCACTGCCGCGAGGTCCGGCCCGCCAGCGAGGTCACGCCCCTGCCGACCCTCGAGGCCGACGTGGTCGGGATGCTGCGCTGGCACGACCTCGCCCTCAGCGTGGTCGCCCCGCTCGGGCCCGGCGGCAGCCACGTCATCGTCCTCGACACCGGTGGTGAGCCCTTCGCCCTGCTCGTCGACGCGGTGGTCGGGATCGAGCACCTCGACGACGGCAGCGTCGGCGAGGCCCCTCGGGGGCAGCGCGACGCGCTGGTCGGCGGCACCGTGTCCGCGCGGCGCCGCGACCTCCTGTTCGTGGTCGACGCGCCCGCCATCGAGCGGCGGCTGCGCCGGTGA
- a CDS encoding CheR family methyltransferase — MTRSSDAVRLAETALERAIGLRHEAAMRGRLERCLVDAAAAADADVLDFAGRLADGGAETQLLCDLVTVQESWFFREDAHFLALAQHLREHCAGRPVTVWSAGCANGQEAYSLAMVLAESPVADWRVVATDVSTRALARTAAGSYVDRELRGLDPQRRARHLRPVPGGFEVVPALRERVEVRRQGLTTDAAPGPPGGLDVIFCRNVIIYLREPDAAALLARFAAHLTPGQLLFLASSDAGGSAPPGFEVVRLGDAFVHRRAGAGAASGSVRHHPAAAPHPARAPSPPSPPSRTRRPVPPPAALPRLGELLAAGEAAAAAGDLDRAIRSFRQAAFLAPDHGAAHASLGVALEAAGDAGAAARAFTAARAALARSADAVADSDLQGPDRGALAALLAARLEARR, encoded by the coding sequence ATGACGCGGTCGAGCGACGCCGTGCGCCTCGCCGAGACGGCGCTGGAGCGGGCCATCGGGCTGCGTCACGAGGCGGCGATGCGCGGCCGCCTGGAACGCTGCCTGGTGGACGCCGCGGCGGCGGCGGACGCGGACGTCCTCGACTTCGCCGGGCGGCTCGCCGACGGCGGCGCCGAGACCCAGCTGCTCTGCGACCTGGTGACCGTGCAGGAGAGCTGGTTCTTCCGCGAGGACGCGCACTTCCTGGCGCTCGCCCAGCACCTGCGCGAGCACTGCGCCGGGCGGCCGGTGACGGTCTGGAGCGCCGGCTGCGCCAACGGCCAGGAGGCCTACAGCCTGGCCATGGTGCTCGCCGAGTCGCCGGTGGCGGACTGGCGGGTGGTGGCCACCGACGTCTCCACCCGAGCGCTTGCCCGCACCGCTGCCGGCAGCTACGTCGACCGCGAGCTGCGAGGCCTCGACCCCCAGCGGCGCGCCCGCCACCTCCGGCCCGTGCCCGGCGGCTTCGAGGTGGTCCCCGCGCTGCGCGAACGGGTGGAGGTGCGCCGGCAGGGCCTCACCACCGACGCGGCCCCGGGACCGCCCGGCGGCCTCGACGTCATCTTCTGCCGCAACGTGATCATCTACCTGCGCGAGCCCGACGCGGCGGCGCTGCTCGCCCGCTTCGCCGCCCACCTCACCCCCGGCCAGCTGCTCTTCCTCGCATCCTCGGACGCCGGCGGGTCGGCGCCGCCGGGCTTCGAGGTGGTGCGCCTCGGTGACGCCTTCGTGCACCGCCGCGCCGGCGCCGGTGCCGCTTCCGGGTCGGTGCGCCACCACCCCGCCGCCGCCCCGCACCCGGCCCGGGCCCCCAGCCCCCCCAGCCCCCCCAGCCGCACCCGGCGGCCGGTGCCGCCGCCGGCCGCGCTGCCTCGGCTCGGCGAGCTTCTCGCCGCCGGGGAGGCCGCCGCAGCCGCCGGCGATCTGGACCGCGCCATCCGCAGCTTCCGGCAGGCCGCCTTCCTCGCGCCGGACCACGGCGCCGCCCACGCGTCGCTCGGCGTCGCCCTCGAGGCGGCGGGAGACGCCGGGGCCGCCGCCCGCGCCTTCACCGCGGCACGCGCCGCCCTCGCCCGCTCCGCGGACGCGGTCGCGGACAGCGACCTCCAGGGCCCCGACCGCGGTGCCCTCGCCGCCCTGCTCGCCGCCCGCCTGGAGGCTCGCCGATGA
- a CDS encoding response regulator, translating into MERPFGHDAEFRGLFAEEARGRLDLLAASLLSLEGKAGRAEMVTALLREAHTLKGGSAMVGLPRVTRLAHLLEDLLDPYRDGRAGISSELVDAALAAVDGLRTVIDAAGREQDHDAEADALEDRLRRAAGRPPAAAPEPAAVPLAPARAGEPAPAPPPSPRAEAPTIAVPVARLDELVRLVTESSTALLRTGHLLAQATGQQPSTITEFRDLARTLGQLQELTMRTRMVPVSTITHPLHRAVRDLARALGKEVVWEVRGEDTEVDRHVLDRLADPLLHLVRNAVDHGVETPDERAAAGKPRHGTVRLHADRLGSEVVLVVGDDGRGIDVDAVRAAGNAAAEDDDETAIGGIFRSGVSTARELTDVSGRGVGLDVVRAQLQAIRGRIEVHNEPGRGCEFRLSVPITLAVVPCLVVRCGARRYALPAQAVLTAVNAGDPATLHAGGRQMVMAGGRAVPVTDLEVLLGTGEGGGQGPALVLTGATRSHAVRVDALEGQRDVVLKSLGGLMPDLDVVAGAAIEADGSVLVVLEPGALIERARRIHRPAPVVAAPPVARPGRSVLVVDDALTVRELQRSILMRAGYDVRTAGDGLEALSRLAERPADLVLTDVEMPRMDGFALTEAIRAHQALRNTAVLVLTSRSGDEDRRRGLEAGADGYLVKSAFDQATLLDAVDRLLGGRR; encoded by the coding sequence GTGGAGCGGCCCTTCGGGCACGACGCCGAGTTCCGCGGCCTCTTCGCCGAGGAGGCCCGGGGACGCCTCGACCTCCTCGCTGCGAGCCTGCTCAGCCTCGAGGGCAAGGCCGGCCGCGCCGAGATGGTGACCGCGCTGCTGCGCGAGGCGCACACCCTGAAGGGCGGCTCGGCGATGGTCGGCCTGCCCCGGGTCACCCGTCTCGCCCACCTCCTCGAGGACCTGCTCGACCCCTATCGCGACGGCCGCGCCGGCATCTCCTCCGAGCTCGTCGACGCGGCCCTGGCGGCGGTCGACGGGCTGCGCACGGTGATCGACGCCGCCGGCAGGGAGCAGGACCACGATGCCGAGGCCGACGCCCTCGAGGACCGGCTCCGCCGCGCCGCCGGGCGGCCCCCGGCCGCCGCTCCGGAGCCGGCAGCGGTCCCGCTCGCGCCCGCGAGGGCCGGCGAGCCCGCCCCCGCGCCTCCGCCCTCGCCGCGCGCCGAGGCCCCGACCATCGCCGTGCCCGTGGCCCGGCTCGACGAGCTGGTCCGCCTGGTCACGGAGTCGTCGACGGCGCTGCTCCGCACCGGCCACCTCCTCGCCCAGGCCACCGGGCAGCAGCCCTCGACGATCACCGAGTTCCGTGACCTCGCCCGCACCCTCGGGCAGCTCCAGGAGCTGACGATGCGGACCCGGATGGTGCCGGTGTCGACGATCACCCATCCCCTCCACCGGGCGGTGCGCGACCTCGCCCGCGCCCTCGGCAAGGAGGTGGTGTGGGAGGTGCGCGGCGAGGACACCGAGGTCGACCGGCACGTCCTCGACCGGCTCGCCGACCCGCTGCTCCACCTGGTGCGCAACGCCGTGGACCATGGCGTCGAGACCCCGGACGAGCGCGCCGCGGCGGGCAAGCCACGCCACGGCACGGTGCGTCTCCACGCCGACCGGCTCGGGTCGGAGGTGGTCCTGGTGGTCGGCGACGACGGACGCGGCATCGACGTCGACGCGGTCCGGGCGGCCGGGAACGCCGCCGCCGAGGACGACGACGAGACCGCCATCGGCGGCATCTTCCGCTCCGGCGTGTCCACCGCGCGAGAGCTCACCGACGTCTCCGGACGCGGCGTCGGCCTCGACGTGGTGCGCGCCCAGCTCCAGGCGATCCGGGGCCGCATCGAGGTGCACAACGAGCCGGGGCGCGGCTGCGAGTTCCGCCTCTCGGTCCCGATCACGCTCGCGGTGGTGCCCTGCCTGGTGGTGCGCTGCGGCGCCCGCCGCTACGCGCTCCCCGCCCAGGCGGTGCTCACCGCGGTGAACGCGGGCGATCCGGCCACCCTCCACGCCGGCGGCCGCCAGATGGTCATGGCCGGTGGCCGGGCGGTGCCGGTGACCGACCTGGAGGTGCTCCTGGGAACCGGGGAGGGCGGCGGGCAGGGCCCGGCGCTGGTGCTCACCGGGGCGACCCGCAGCCACGCGGTGCGCGTCGACGCCCTGGAGGGGCAGCGCGACGTGGTGCTGAAGAGCCTGGGCGGCCTGATGCCCGATCTCGACGTGGTCGCCGGGGCGGCGATCGAGGCCGACGGGTCGGTCCTCGTCGTGCTCGAGCCCGGAGCGCTGATCGAGCGCGCCCGGCGCATCCACCGGCCCGCCCCGGTGGTGGCGGCCCCGCCGGTGGCGCGCCCCGGGCGCAGCGTGCTCGTCGTCGACGACGCCCTCACCGTGCGCGAGCTGCAGCGGTCGATCCTGATGCGCGCCGGCTACGACGTGCGCACCGCCGGCGACGGCCTGGAGGCGCTCTCGCGGCTCGCCGAGCGGCCCGCCGACCTGGTGCTCACCGACGTGGAGATGCCGCGCATGGACGGGTTCGCCCTCACCGAGGCGATCCGGGCCCACCAGGCGCTGCGCAACACCGCGGTGCTGGTGCTCACCTCGCGGTCCGGCGACGAGGACCGCCGCCGCGGCCTCGAGGCCGGCGCCGACGGCTACCTGGTGAAGAGCGCGTTCGACCAGGCCACCCTGCTCGACGCCGTCGACCGCCTGCTCGGCGGCCGGAGGTGA
- a CDS encoding methyl-accepting chemotaxis protein, which produces MDLRSIWADHRSRFFVRLLAGVLAAALPIMVLLAVLLSRSASATIADESSISAENLARAATSRLEGWLEERNRDLTHAAALLGGRPVTASSRALLPPPTPSDPYSVLEVVDLGGRVIAATDPQLGLDVGGQDWFQAAAAGPVLSPIRNQGGHLRWFVSAPVNGADGRPEAVVVAVLRPAALATTLRDLDANTRASSQLVAVDQDHHLVYRTGMPVGSDATMIAAGALQTQVRTAAVEAGLGGRSGAVRGPGENGDDVLAGYDTVQGVDWAVVVSENAGAALSPIDGLRTLAVVLVVAGALLLTGFAVVFARRTTRPITELSQAADRVAAGDLSVRVHPGGAAELVRLGAAFNGMVQRLSDLVERLRIASADSAGSALRLSSASEQLAASTVEQSSAATETSASMEELARAAGSVAQTLDEVAAQAEETRQSLEQAQEDMRVSSERTLSLATRVTDINAILTLINDLSDQTNLLALNAAIEAARAGEAGRGFAVVADEVRRLAERSKTSAGEIGHIVQGTQAETNATVMAMEKGAKQMQAGLALMERVVESCAQVRMTTQQQRSATEQVVSAMEQVTVSSRQVSATAQEIAAAAAAQAGLATDLDVAVGAGGGR; this is translated from the coding sequence ATGGATCTCCGCTCCATCTGGGCCGACCACCGCAGCCGCTTCTTCGTCCGGCTGCTCGCCGGCGTGCTCGCCGCCGCGCTGCCGATCATGGTGCTGCTCGCCGTGCTGCTGAGCCGGAGCGCCTCGGCGACGATCGCCGACGAGAGCTCGATCTCCGCCGAGAACCTCGCCCGGGCGGCGACCTCGCGGCTCGAGGGGTGGCTCGAGGAGCGCAACCGCGACCTGACCCACGCCGCCGCCCTCCTCGGCGGCCGGCCGGTGACCGCCTCCAGCAGGGCGCTGCTCCCGCCCCCCACCCCCTCCGACCCCTACTCGGTGCTCGAGGTCGTCGACCTCGGCGGCCGCGTCATCGCCGCCACCGATCCGCAGCTCGGCCTCGACGTGGGCGGCCAGGACTGGTTCCAGGCCGCGGCCGCGGGGCCGGTGCTCAGCCCGATCAGGAACCAGGGGGGCCACCTCCGCTGGTTCGTCTCCGCCCCGGTGAACGGCGCCGACGGCCGCCCCGAGGCGGTGGTCGTGGCGGTGCTCCGCCCGGCGGCTCTGGCGACCACCCTGCGCGACCTCGACGCCAACACCCGCGCCAGCAGCCAGCTGGTGGCGGTCGACCAGGACCACCACCTCGTCTACCGGACCGGGATGCCGGTCGGCTCCGACGCCACCATGATCGCCGCCGGCGCGCTCCAGACCCAGGTGCGCACCGCCGCGGTCGAGGCCGGGCTCGGCGGCAGGTCAGGCGCCGTCCGCGGGCCGGGCGAGAACGGCGACGACGTCCTCGCCGGATACGACACCGTCCAGGGGGTCGACTGGGCGGTGGTGGTCTCGGAGAACGCCGGCGCGGCGCTGAGCCCGATCGACGGGCTGCGCACCCTCGCCGTCGTCCTGGTGGTCGCCGGAGCGCTGCTGCTCACCGGCTTCGCGGTCGTCTTCGCCCGCCGCACCACCCGGCCGATCACCGAGCTGAGCCAGGCCGCCGACCGGGTCGCCGCCGGCGACCTCTCGGTGCGGGTGCACCCGGGCGGCGCCGCCGAGCTGGTCCGGCTCGGTGCCGCCTTCAACGGAATGGTGCAGCGGCTCTCCGACCTGGTCGAGCGGCTGCGCATCGCGAGCGCCGACAGCGCCGGGTCGGCGCTCCGGCTGAGCAGCGCCTCGGAGCAGCTCGCCGCCAGCACCGTGGAGCAGAGCTCGGCCGCGACCGAGACCTCGGCGAGCATGGAGGAGCTGGCGCGCGCCGCCGGCTCGGTGGCCCAGACCCTCGACGAGGTCGCGGCTCAGGCCGAGGAGACCCGGCAGAGCCTCGAGCAGGCGCAGGAGGACATGCGCGTCTCCAGCGAGCGCACCCTCAGCCTGGCCACCAGGGTCACCGACATCAACGCCATCCTCACGCTGATCAACGACCTCTCCGACCAGACCAACCTGCTCGCCCTCAACGCCGCCATCGAGGCCGCCCGCGCCGGCGAGGCGGGGCGTGGCTTCGCCGTGGTCGCCGACGAGGTCCGCCGCCTCGCCGAGCGCTCGAAGACCTCCGCCGGGGAGATCGGCCACATCGTCCAGGGGACCCAGGCCGAGACCAACGCCACGGTGATGGCGATGGAGAAGGGCGCCAAGCAGATGCAGGCCGGGCTGGCGCTGATGGAGCGGGTCGTGGAGAGCTGCGCCCAGGTGCGCATGACCACCCAGCAGCAGCGCTCAGCGACCGAGCAGGTGGTGTCCGCGATGGAGCAGGTGACGGTGAGCAGCCGCCAGGTGTCGGCGACCGCCCAGGAGATCGCCGCCGCCGCCGCCGCGCAGGCGGGCCTGGCCACCGACCTCGACGTCGCCGTGGGCGCCGGCGGCGGTCGCTGA
- a CDS encoding protein phosphatase 2C domain-containing protein, with product MTEARIMQAAIAADGGLLLELAAVSDRGTVRAENQDAWSLVPLDPDRGCLLLLADGMGGHAGGREAAVLAVRHAADHLRVSPDPHAGLGEAGESANAAIAELRRDHGGAVMGTTLVLAAVSAGRASISNVGDSRAYLLRDGGAAQVTEDHSVLAEAIRAGHLELGGAADPPRNLLTRALTGEPVDADRFSVELRAGDVLLLCCDGAWDPLGGDQLGRLLGGEGPLEGLLTRACDAALEAGSRDNVTLVACRVAAAANGESG from the coding sequence GTGACCGAGGCGCGGATCATGCAGGCCGCCATTGCCGCCGACGGCGGTCTCCTGCTCGAGCTCGCCGCCGTCAGCGACCGCGGCACGGTGCGCGCGGAGAACCAGGACGCCTGGTCGCTGGTGCCGCTCGACCCCGATCGCGGATGCCTGCTGCTGCTCGCCGACGGGATGGGCGGGCACGCTGGCGGCCGCGAGGCCGCGGTGCTGGCGGTGCGCCACGCCGCCGATCATCTCCGGGTGAGCCCCGATCCCCATGCCGGCCTCGGCGAGGCCGGCGAGAGCGCCAATGCGGCGATCGCCGAGCTGCGCCGCGACCACGGCGGCGCGGTGATGGGCACCACCCTGGTGCTGGCGGCGGTGAGCGCCGGACGGGCGTCGATCAGCAACGTCGGCGACAGCCGCGCCTACCTGCTCCGCGACGGCGGCGCGGCGCAGGTCACCGAGGACCACTCGGTGCTCGCCGAGGCGATCCGCGCCGGGCACCTCGAGCTGGGAGGCGCCGCCGACCCGCCACGCAACCTGCTCACCCGGGCGCTCACCGGCGAGCCCGTCGACGCCGACCGCTTCTCGGTGGAGCTGCGCGCCGGCGACGTCCTGCTGCTCTGCTGCGACGGTGCCTGGGACCCCCTCGGCGGTGACCAGCTCGGCCGCCTGCTCGGCGGCGAGGGTCCGCTCGAGGGGCTGCTGACCCGCGCCTGCGACGCCGCCCTGGAGGCGGGCTCGCGCGACAACGTCACCCTCGTCGCCTGCCGGGTGGCCGCCGCCGCCAACGGCGAGAGCGGCTGA
- a CDS encoding chemotaxis protein CheW, producing MRALLVPLGDDVYAVPVAAAREVVSDPHPTPVPTAPAWIRGLLNVRGDIVPLLDLGVLLGAAPAGSWTYAVVVDTASGRGALVATALPEVGELAEVVAAPELPGALAVHRCGARLVTLLDLDTVLDPARTGGA from the coding sequence GTGCGGGCGCTGCTGGTCCCGCTCGGGGACGACGTCTACGCGGTGCCGGTCGCGGCCGCGCGCGAGGTGGTCTCCGACCCCCACCCGACCCCGGTGCCCACCGCGCCGGCATGGATCCGCGGGCTGCTCAACGTGCGCGGTGACATCGTCCCCCTGCTCGACCTCGGCGTCCTCCTGGGTGCGGCGCCGGCGGGGTCGTGGACGTACGCCGTGGTGGTGGACACCGCGTCGGGACGGGGAGCGCTGGTCGCCACCGCCCTTCCCGAGGTGGGCGAGCTCGCCGAGGTGGTGGCCGCTCCCGAGCTGCCCGGGGCGCTGGCGGTGCACCGCTGCGGCGCCCGGCTGGTGACGCTCCTCGATCTCGACACCGTGCTCGACCCCGCCCGCACCGGCGGCGCCTAG